The Xiphias gladius isolate SHS-SW01 ecotype Sanya breed wild chromosome 4, ASM1685928v1, whole genome shotgun sequence genome includes a window with the following:
- the LOC120789244 gene encoding methylmalonate-semialdehyde dehydrogenase [acylating], mitochondrial-like: MAAILLRTLLNKKAPVELGRMCYSSSVPATKLFIDGKFVESNTSDWLDIHNPATNEVVGRVPKATQEEMLAAVDSCTKAFHSWSETSILSRQQIFLRYQQLIKDNIKELAKIITLEQGKTLADAEGDVFRGLQVVEHACSITSLMLGETLPSITKDMDTYTYRLPIGVCAGIAPFNFPAMIPLWMFPIGMVCGNTYLMKPSERVPGCTMLLAKMLQDAGAPDGTFNIIHGQHAAVNFICDHPAIKAISFVGSNQAGEYIYERGSKNGKRVQSNMGAKNHGVVMPDANKENTINQLVGAAFGAAGQRCMALSTAIFVGESREWLPELVECSKSLRVNAGDQPGADVGPLISPEAKNRVESLIQSGVEEGAKLLLDGRNVNVKGYENGNFVGPTILANVTSDMKCYKEEIFGPVLVILEAESLDEAISLINENPYGNGTAIFTTNGATARKYTHGVDVGQIGVNVPIPVPLPMFSFTGSRGSFRGDTNFYGKQGIQFYTQIKTVTSQWKAEDATLTSPAVTMPTMGR, encoded by the exons CCCGCCACCAAGCTGTTCATTGATGGAAAGTTTGTCGAGTCCAACACGTCTGACTGGCTTGACATTCACAACCCT GCCACTAATGAGGTGGTGGGACGTGTTCCCAAAGCTACCCAGGAGGAGATGCTGGCAGCTGTGGACTCCTGCACCAAAGCCTTTCACTCCTGGTCTGAGACCTCCATCCTCAGCAGGCAGCAGATCTTCCTGCGCTACCAGCAGCTAATTAAGGACAACATT AAAGAATTGGCTAAAATAATCACCTTGGAGCAGGGCAAAACTCTTGCTGATGCAGAGGGAGATGTATTTAGAGGACTGC AGGTGGTTGAACATGCCTGCAGCATTACATCCCTCATGCTGGGAGAAACCTTACCCTCCATCACCAAGGACATGGACACTTACACCTATCGCCTGCCCATCGGAGTGTGTGCTGGCATCGCTCCTTTTAACTTCCCTGCCATGATTCCTCTCTGGATGTTCCCTATCGGCATGGTGTGTGGCAATACCTACCTTATGAAGCCCTCTGAACGGGTCCCAGGATGCACCATGCTCTTGGCCAAAATGCTTCAGGATGCCGGGGCACCAGATGGTACATTCAACATCATCCACGGCCAGCATGcag CGGTGAACTTCATCTGTGACCATCCAGCCATCAAAGCCATTAGCTTTGTGGGCTCCAACCAGGCTGGAGAGTACATCTACGAACGGGGCTCCAAGAATGGCAAGAGAGTGCAGTCCAACATG gGTGCCAAGAACCATGGTGTGGTGATGCCTGATGCCAACAAAGAGAACACCATTAACCAGCTGGTGGGTGCCGCCTTTGGAGCAGCTGGCCAGCGCTGTATGGCTCTCTCCACTGCTATTTTTGTAGGGGAGTCCCGTGAATGGCTCCCAGAGCTGGTGGAGTGCTCCAAATCACTACGCGTAAATGCAG GCGATCAGCCCGGTGCAGATGTGGGTCCCCTGATCTCTCCTGAAGCCAAGAACAGGGTGGAGTCTTTGATCCAGAGTGGCGTGGAAGAGGGTGCTAAGCTGCTGTTAGATGGGAGAAATGTCAATGTCAAAGGATATGAAAACGGGAACTTTGTAGGACCCACCATCCTGGCCAATGTTACG TCGGACATGAAGTGTTACAAAGAGGAGATCTTTGGACCGGTGCTTGTCATTCTGGAGGCTGAGAGTCTCGACGAAGCCATTTCTTTAATCAACGAAAACCCCTATGGCAACGGCACCGCCATCTTCACAACCAATGGAGCCACTgcacgcaaatacacacatgggGTGGATGTTGGCCAG aTTGGTGTGAATGTGCCCATCCCTGTCCCCCTCCCCATGTTCTCCTTCACTGGCTCTAGAGGTTCATTCAGAGGAGACACCAACTTCTATGGCAAGCAG GGCATCCAGTTTTATACTCAGATCAAGACGGTGACATCACAGTGGAAGGCTGAGGATGCGACCCTGACGAGCCCAGCTGTCACCATGCCAACCATGGGGCGCTAA